GTTCACCCTGTACATTTGGTTGCTGACTCTGTAGCAATGCGTTAATACCTTTAGTTTCACcggttttaaaatatcatcGTAATCCACCATCTCAATAGATGCTATGAATGCTTCTACTCTGCTTCTTTTTTCTTCCTTGACCATATTAATTCCCTTGTCAATGATATCGTTGAAATATTCAGTATTTTCTGTATCCCATGAAAACGTTAAAGTTTCcacgtatttattaaattcttccTTGTTTTCTTTCTCAAATGCGACAGACAGAGCGTGAAACTTAGCGATTTCTTCCACAGCCTTAGAGGCGTAGTCCCAATCCACCGACGTACCCACTGTGAACCCTTGTGCCGACAAGTCCTCCAACACGATGACTTCTTCATACAGCTTGCTGCTGCATCCGTAACACTTCGGCGCTACAAACCGCTTGTCCTGCGGCACATTGTGCTTCTCTTGAAGgttttcgtaaaattttatgagtTTGGTGTAAAAATCGTTTTCTGCTTCAAACATCCGGAAACCTGGAAGTTCTTGCCTGAATTTTTCTCCGACGGCTGCCACTTTCGCGAACAGTTTCAGCTCATCGTCTCCGTGGCTGATGGTCACCTGGAACAGCTGGGTGGTGAAGTTGGCTCCGCCGCTGCTGATGGGCTGTATCTTCACTTGAGGGGCGACGAGCGCTTGCTCAGCCACTATCTTGTTCAGAAGCTCGATGAGAATTTGTTCGTGTTCCGACATGTTTCGCGCTGCGATACA
The window above is part of the Manduca sexta isolate Smith_Timp_Sample1 unplaced genomic scaffold, JHU_Msex_v1.0 HiC_scaffold_3443, whole genome shotgun sequence genome. Proteins encoded here:
- the LOC119192958 gene encoding uncharacterized protein LOC119192958 — protein: MSEHEQILIELLNKIVAEQALVAPQVKIQPISSGGANFTTQLFQVTISHGDDELKLFAKVAAVGEKFRQELPGFRMFEAENDFYTKLIKFYENLQEKHNVPQDKRFVAPKCYGCSSKLYEEVIVLEDLSAQGFTVGTSVDWDYASKAVEEIAKFHALSVAFEKENKEEFNKYVETLTFSWDTENTEYFNDIIDKGINMVKEEKRSRVEAFIASIEMVDYDDILKPVKLKVLTHCYRVSNQMYRVNADGGMEVKIIDYQTIRGASPAVDLLYFIFSGTDKKFRDQYYEQLLDHYYKELSLAMKRLALNPDEIYPREDFDFEYNSKLPFGLTLAMTMLPLITVDEENAPKVDKDLGLHSFVVNNTSDILRDRINEVVDDFIRWGLV